From a region of the Gossypium raimondii isolate GPD5lz chromosome 10, ASM2569854v1, whole genome shotgun sequence genome:
- the LOC105777373 gene encoding plant UBX domain-containing protein 11, which translates to MRWPSFIDSLYVFGFHNSPLFSVFKISSKNSIFFVPKMERSESLSSLTYKGSIPEAIREAQNQKKLFVVYISGEDDESKNLDHSTWTDLKVKESLSKYCILLHIRGGTTDAANFSAIYPQKSIPCITAIGFNGVQAWQNEGFVSAEVLASSLEKAWLSLHIQETTAAVLGAALASKKLESFSSGASTVSQSEQGSSSASVPSTTMDGVVRSFEPTPAVTSGVLEGKNGSENTIKEKISELVDQGTSESFSTDNLTNVVDEQCNVSNEATRTVGTSVTLNPAVPVSEDTSSYPGDDCFISVKGIDHQSSFPGGSAPEKAMQHEKDKSIDGRQDGASENTATTNVPTDVYLNIRLPDGSSLQEKFPVGNTLRMIKDYVDRNQSSGMGSYDLAIPYPRKLFGDQDLSTSLLDLGLLNRQALIVVPRQRSTGFQGQRSFADQRNSTPSEATAGSNGGYFAYVRSFMSYFNPFSYLGGGTGTSSSTTGPESQSGIWEYGPNPTLQNNLAGANRTYSPNSTNRHSSTDSRNRRPTTSRYGSNIHTLKHDEDDSRFSDRNPFWNGNSTQYGGNSDNK; encoded by the exons ATGAGGTGGCCGTCGTTTATAGATTCACTGTACGTTTTCGGTTTTCACAATTCTCCATTGTTTTCTGTTTTTAAGATTTCTTCGAAAAATTCGATTTTCTTTGTTCCAAAG ATGGAAAGGTCTGAATCTCTGTCATCTCTAACATACAAAGGCTCAATTCCTGAAGCCATTCGTGAAGCTCAAAACCAGAAGAAACTTTTCGTGGTCTATATTTCAG GTGAAGATGATGAGTCGAAAAACTTGGATCATTCAACGTGGACTGATcttaaa GTAAAAGAGTCATTGTCAAAGTATTGCATTCTATTGCATATCAGAGGAGGGACCACCGATGCTGCAAATTTTTCTGCCATAT ATCCACAGAAATCTATCCCCTGCATAACAGCAATTGGATTTAATGGTGTACAAGCTTGGCAAAATG AAGGGTTTGTCAGCGCTGAAGTTCTGGCATCCAGTCTAGAGAAAGCATGGTTGAGTCTTCATATCCAG GAAACCACAGCAGCAGTACTTGGTGCTGCACTTGCTTCAAAGAAACTTGAGTCATTTAGCTCTGGAGCTTCTACTGTTAGCCAGTCCGAGCAAGGAAGTTCAAGTGCTTCTGTCCCATCAACCACAATGGATGGGGTTGTCCGGTCCTTTGAGCCTACACCAGCAGTTACTTCTGGGGTGCTAGAGGGAAAAAATGGTAGTGAAAACACCATAAAG GAGAAAATTTCAGAATTGGTTGACCAGGGTACTTCAGAATCATTTAGCACTGACAACTTGACTAATGTTGTGGATGAACAATGTAATGTTTCTAATGAAGCAACCAGGACGGTTGGTACTTCTGTTACCTTAAATCCAGCAGTTCCTGTATCTGAGGATACATCCTCTTATCCTGGAGATGATTGTTTCATCTCAGTCAAGGGCATTGATCATCAGTCAAGTTTTCCCGGTGGGAGTGCACCAGAGAAAGCCATGCAACATGAAAAGGATAAATCAATAGATGGAAGGCAAGATGGTGCGTCTGAAAATACTGCAACCACAAATGTACCAACTGatgtttatttaaatatcaGATTACCTGATGGCAGTAGCCTACAAGAGAAGTTTCCTGTGGGCAACACCCTGAGAATGATAAAAGACTATGTGGATAGAAACCAATCAAGTGGCATGGGATCTTATGATCTTGCCATTCCTTATCCTCGCAAGTTATTTGGTGATCAAG ATTTGAGTACATCTTTATTGGACTTGGGTCTGCTTAACAGACAAGCACTGATAGTGGTTCCACGTCAGAGAAGCACTGGCTTCCAAGGGCAAAGATCATTTGCTGACCAAAGAAATTCTACACCTTCTGAAGCTACCGCAGGAAGCAATGGGGGATATTTTGCATACGTTAGAAGCTTTATGTCCTATTTCAATCCTTTTTCTTATCTTGGTGGTGGTACTGGTACCAGCTCTTCAACTACTGGACCGGAATCTCAAAGTGGCATCTGGGAATACG GTCCAAACCCTACACTGCAAAATAACTTGGCTGGAGCAAACAGGACATATTCACCTAACTCGACAAACAGACACAGTTCGACCGACAGCAGGAACAGACGACCCACAACATCCCGATATGGTAGCAATATTCACACACTAAAACACGATGAGGATGACAGCCGTTTCTCGGATAGAAATCCCTTCTGGAATGGAAATTCTACGCAGTATGGGGGCAATAGCGACAACAAATAA